The Magnolia sinica isolate HGM2019 chromosome 3, MsV1, whole genome shotgun sequence genome includes the window CTTCCCATGTAAGGTGACCAAGGACCTTCCAAAGGTTGAGGGGTAATGGGCTAACATTTAACGATGAAGCTAAACCCTAACCCGAGGGAGGTGATTATGGATGAGGGATTATTGCACTCAGGACGAGACAAAGCAACAATCCTTTTGCATACTTTAAGTGTGGGCAGCCGGAACATCGTTCTTTTTAAAGTCCTTGACATCGGTTTGCAGTTAAAGTGAATTTAGCTGAAGATGAAGAATATGTTGAAGATACTTCTGACCCCATGAAATTGAAAGCTGAAGATGACACAGAGTATAAAGAACGTGCATATGATGATGGGGCACATGTTGGGGAAGATGTAATAGATATCTATGGAGATAGGAGTGAGACGTTGGTTATCCAATGGATGGTGCTATGGACACCTTGGGTGATTGATGGGAGGTGATGCTTGCAACACAATATCTTCCACAACACTTGCACCTTTGGTGGGAAAATATGCATGATTATGGTAGATGGGGAAGCACTGAGAACATAGTCTCATAAGAAATGATGggcaaattaaaacttaaaaacaCACATTCATCCATATCTATACTAGATTTGTTGGTTCAAGAAAGGGGGTGAAGTCTCCGTAAATTTTAAGTGCTTAATTTCGTTCTCTATTTGATCCAAGTACAAGGATGATGCGTGGTGTGATGTAGTCCCATGGATGTGTGCCACATTTTGTTGGGAACATCGTGGCTATTGGACTGAGATATAATACATACGAGTCAAGCTAACTCTTATTCCTTTGTCAAGGATGGTGTTAATATTACGTTGCACCCAATGAAACAGCTGCCAACGCGCAAATTGAATAAAGAGAAGGGTCAGAAATGTCTCAGTATAGAAAAGTTTGAAGACCAACATCATCTATGTCTTAGTTGCTAAAGAAGAAACAAAACAGTTGGATGTTTCACCTCTCATGTAGAAGCTCCTCCATGGATATGAAGAGTTAGTGCCCAAAGAATTCCTAGCTGGACTTCCTCCTATGAAGAACATTTAACATTGTATTGACTTGGTGTTAGGTTTAAACATGATGAATCTTGCGCATTAATGAATGAGTCTAGCCAAACAAGCCGAACGCTTACTGATTGAAACTGATggggagtgagaatattgcaaatggaggaggtttGGAAGGCTTTTTATAGACAAAAAGgttgttaaaataaaataaaaataatggccaatatgtgattgcatatttttgcatatgcgatctgcatatggatatgcgcatatgtgatcacacatgacaacaatgattttgacaacactggacTAAAGACCATCATAAGCCTTAAGTTTAGGCTCATTTGCTACTTAGCAATCCTTTTGACATTTTTATATTGTTCAAGATTTTCATTGTTCTTAGTCTCTTACCGGGTTTTGAGACGTGAACATTTCTTGTTAATAACTTTTTGTATATTGTCATTCCACCGCCAAGTTTCCTTATATGATTGGCTTTTTCTTGCAGATTCTCCTAAAACACCTTTTACCATTTTCCTAACGCACTCAGCCATCTCATTCCATATAATATTTAGTTCTTCCTTACATTCCACTTTCCTTTTTCCAGCAATTTATTTATGAATAACATTGTTTTCTCTCCATTTAAATTTGACTATATAGTTTTTGCACACTTATTAATTTCAttatctttctttcatttcttaatGTAAACATTTATAACCATTAACCTATGTTGTCCTTTCAAACTCTCTTTAGGTATCACCTTGCAATCCTTACATATTGatcgttctgcttcctaagtAGAAAGAAATCTAGTTGGCTTATATATGATCCACTTTTGAAAGTTATCAAATGTTCATCTGTCTTTTAAAGTTTGTGTTTGCTAGAGATAGATTGTATGCCATAGTGAAATCAAGGATATATTTTCCCACCTCATTTCTTCTTCCAAAACCATATCCTCCATATACCCTCTCATATcttgtactttcttttcctaCTTTAAGTCTCTTCTTATAAATatcctctctctctatatatattttttaaaaaagtaattgcaaatttatttaaaagaaagaaaCATACAAAAGAGAAAAGCAAAGCAGAAAAAAACAGAAAGGAAGcgaactgctgagatagcagaacgcTCCTAGTCACCAAGAAATGACAAATCCACCCTCTTTAAAACCTTTATGTTTATAGCCCATTCGAAGACTAGCTTTTTCGCCTTAGAACCAACTACCCTACTCGAGGACACCCGATCATTGAAACACCTAttattcctttcttcccacaccACCCACCAAATGGCCAGGAGAGCTATACGCCAAATGGTGGAATTAATTTTTCCGAGCTTAAAGCCATACCAATCGGATAACATATTCTCAGCAGACTCTGGCGCGCACCAACTGACCGAAAAGTGCTGGCAGAAATCTTCAGGAATAGAGGATATGAAAGGGCAATGAACCAATAAATGGTTCACAGATTCAGCATTTCCCATGCAATAGAGACAAACATTAACTAGCTGCAGGACTCTCTTAGATAGGTTATCTAAAGTGAGGATCCTATTTCGGCTAACCAGCCACCCGAAACAAATATATTTAGGAGGGACCTTGTACTTCCAGATGAAAGAGGGGAAATCAGGCATCGGGCATGCGGTAGGATAGATAGCTGTGTAGAGTGACTTAACGGAGAAAGACGCTGATTTCTCGAGAGGCCATATGATACTGTCAAGCTGAGAAATGGTGATCTGCACTTGGGCGATACATTTCAGAAGCTCGATATATTCATCAGTTTCTCTTTGATTCAGATTTCTAATGCATCTAATATCCCAAGCCGGGTGATCGGACAAAGAAGTGTAACAtctgttaatatatatatttctgtCGGGAGCAAGCCTGTAAATCTGAGGGAATAGAGTCTTCAAGGAAGTGTCACCACACCTgatatcttcccaaaatctgatgGCGGCTCCATTTCCCAATTGAAATCTACTATTAGAGTAGACGGGATCTTTAACTTTCAGAACACCCCTCCATATATGAGAAGCCTTATAATAGGAGGATTTTTTCGGCCACCAACCGCCGTGAGAAGCTCCATATTTACCCTTGATGATTGAAGTCCACAAAGCATCCCTTTCAGAAGCAAATCTCCATGTCCACTTCCCTAGCAAGGCTTGATTCGTAAGCCTCATATTCTTCACATTAGCGCCTCCATCACTGAAAATTTTACAGACTTCCTTCCATTCAAGCAAATGGAACTTCCTCTGATTTTCCTTGCCAAACCAAAGGAAATCCCTTCTGATTTTATCAATGCTCCTGATAACCGACCCGGGACAGGTGAACAGTGACATAAAATATAGTGGAAGGCTAGAGAGGGCTGCTTTTATGAGGGTTAGTCTCCCTCCAATAGAAAAATACCTACATTTCTAGGAAGCCAGGTACTTGTGGAATTTGTTGATAACCTTATCCCACATGTGTTTCGATGGGGAGCCAATGCAAAGAGGCAGCCCAACAAAGTAAGTCGGAAAGGACTCAACTCGGCAACCCAACGTATCGACAAAGCTCTGTACGGACTGAGTGGGGACGTTAAGTCCAAGAAGTTTGGACCTAGAGAAATTAATCGTGAGGCCCGAGACGGCTTCAAAACAGCGAATAGCCGTATAAAGATGATCGATTTTTTCTTGTGAAGCCTCTGAGAAAATAAGAGTATCATCTGCGAACTGGATATGAGTGAGAGGGACATCCAAACCTGGCACAGCTATGCCTTGCAGGATACCCTGTTCTTGGCCTTTTTTCAACATTTGAGACAGCGCCTCTGCCACTATAGGAAATAGGTAAGGAGACAGAGGATCTCCTTGGCGCAAGCCTCTCGAGCTCTTGAAAAATCCTCTCTCTATTTAGAATTTCTTGCATTAATCCACTCATATCCTCCCAGAATTGTCTCTTTGTATCCTTAAACCTTATTTGCAGTGCATATGCACTAATAACATTGATTATCTCCTATCCCAGCACAACTTTATTAATAAAATCCTATCACTTATACTCTTAACATTTACAACTTTGTCGTTtaaatctttctttctttattattattattattgcttttTTAACATTGGGTATATATTAACAAAGCCGACCGAAGTCGAAATATACACATGTACAGAGAAAACAGAAAATTACAACTGAAGCCAACTCTCCGGGAAGAGATCAACTGCCTTTGGGGCCAACTCCCATTCCATAACATTACTTTTAGCCCTATTAAACACTTCTCATACTCGCCCCAACCAATTCCTAAAGCATTGGTTGTTCCTTTCTAGCCATATGAACCAAATCCCTGAGAGTAAACAAAGCAGCTATACTTTTGCCGCTCTTTTCCCATAAGCTCCCTCATGCCACATAAAAAAGAAATGCGTTATCGAACATGGTGAAACCCAAGCAACTCCAAATAGATAAACAAATGATTTACTGATTCCTCATTTTGCATACACATCAAACAAATAGTCAGGAGGATCATCTTTCACTTGTAGAGATTGTCCACCGTTAGAACTTTGTTGCGACTGACTAGCCATGCCAAAGCGGCAACTTTTGATGGGGCACAATACCACCAAACATACGCTTACTGATTGATTTCATCGCTCCTTGACACTCTAGAAAGCATCCTTAAAAAAGATGTAACAAAGAATTTTCagaccttttttttcctttcttttccaaaAGGGTGAATTCAGGTCGCTCAATGCCAGATGGATCTTGAAAAGAAGCTTTTGCAAGTTAATGAACTCCTCAAACTCGGCATCATCCAAGTTCTGCCTACACAGCAGGGAAGCAATTATCTCGCATCACATACCAAAGCAATTCGCTACCCAACATTCAACTCCACCATTATAGCTAACCTAAGAAAGACCTCACTCAATTTTTGATCCCCAACCCATGCTTGTTCCCAAAACCTTATTTTTTGACCATTGCCTAACAAAAACCTATCCCTTCCCATATCTTACTCTTTAAAGATGCCATAAACTTCCAAATAAAAGATGCCCTATATAACGACGAAGCCCGGGTCCACCAACCCCCTTCTTCAACTCCATATTTCCTACCCACCACCTCTCTCGATAAACTACCTCTTGCACCCCAAACCGCCAAACCCATTTCCCTAACAACGTTAAATTCATCTCGTCCAATCTTTGCAACCCCCGATCCCATGGTTTACACACATCATCCCACTTTAGAAGATGAAACCTTTGCCTCTTCTCTGCTCCTTGCCTCTTCTAATTTTTTGTCATTTAAATCTCTATCTACCACTATACCTACATCTAAATCTTTATCCACCACTATACCTATTGTATTTTtgttaggggtcatttggattcCTGTAAAGTCTTTTGAGCAGTAATCCGATTACAGGTAATCGGATTAACATGGGTCGTTTGAATGGGTGTATTTGCCGGTAATGGGATTACAGGTTGTAATCAAGCTGTAATCTGAAACATGGCGAAAGGGCATGTTTCAGATTACAGGTAATGGATCCATTTTTTGAAACTTTTCGATGCAGGGAGAATTGCGGTGTGGCTTTGACATTCCCACCCTCCCCTTTTTCCAATGACCagacccatggttcagtgatatggataatcatgcatttatggcccatcgTATATGTCACCCACTGTACACACGGGCCCACTGTATCCTCTCTATATGTATCATCCATCTATGTTCAAGGAATTATGGCCATGATCTGGCGCACTGTAAATGTGGGGTCATCCATCTATGTCCCGTTCTACACATAATCATGTATCATCTATGGCCTGCTTTCTAATCCATCTTTATACCTCTCCTTGTACCatgtacctctctttatatcatgcATGGTCTGCTGTACACGTGGGTTGATCATGCATGTATGTCTAACTGTACATGTATGGCCATGTACACGTGGCCAGCATATGTGAGGGCCACTGTACATGTGGAGTAAACTATACAGATCGCTAGCACACTACGTATACATGTGAAGTAATAGTTAATTGTTTATATACAGATCGCTAGCACACTACGTATACATGTGAAGTAATAGTTAATTGTTTATATTCAATAGTATCTCATCACAAAAGGGAATTTGAATTATCGAGCCCATTTTTGTGCCCCACTGAACGATTGGTTTAGCGTTAGGATCAGCCATAGGTTTTATTGAGTTGGGCTTAACCCAATGATCCATCATAAATGGAGACTTTATATATCATTTGATGGTTTTTAGAGGATTTACCACTCCAAGCTCTCTTGTGTGTGAATACTCAATTATAGACTGTAAACaatttacaggttatccaaacacaaacaactgTTTACCTGTAAAAAAAATTatagcttaaagccaaacaggacagACCGTTAACACTTTACGCTTGTAATTCGATTACCTGTAATCGGATTACAACTTAAaaattttacaggcatccaaacgacccgtCATTTCCTATATACCAAAGCttatatccatcaatttctctagttTTGGCTCCTTTCTACTTGGTTTCTTGAGCACAAGCTATGTTAACTCTCTTTCGTTTCATCGTATTTACTAACTTCATACTGGTGCGTTAAAAAATGGCTTTGCCAGTcgcgtagcttagccttaatgtcATGTTGCTCATGAAAATAGCTGAAGTAACATGTAGCCTATGAATTTCCACCATTTTTCTACAGATACGTAGAAACATGATTGGTGGCATAATCCTGAAGTCTCCTTAATATGTTAGGCTTTTCATCATTGTCTCTCCATCGTCCAATGATTGGAAAGGAGTTGTCCCCTTGATAAGATGGTTCCTTCTAACATTCCAGACCAGTGCCTTTATTTGCACGGCTCCATTGCGCTTCACATTCGCAGATTAAGTAATTCAAAGTTGGATTACCAGAAGATAATTTAAAGGTGGACAAGCTTGCAAATCATGATATTAAGCTTacgagatttaaatttcaaactaAATACCTGATTTGTAAAATTGTATATTGTGGGAGCTTGGTTGTCTTCTGTAAATCTCTGTTTActgaaaacaaaagaagaaaagaaagtgtagTCAAGTATAccaccaaattttatttttaaattggtTTTGGTCAATAGTACAGATGCTTAATTCTCTTCCTTAGTTATTGTAACCTTCACGGTTGCAATGATACTTACAACATGAAAGGTGTTTCCAATGGTAGATTAAAAGAATTGAATTTTTACCTCAATTAAGAAAGAGAATCTAATAATGtatgtctttatatatatatattgcatctTTTGGTGTTGATAGAATCAAGTAGGAGGGAGGTGTTGGTATGGAGAAAACCAAAAATCTTTTTCGAGTATTCAGCTGATCCTGTCTCCCATTGTCTCAATTTTCAGGCCTCTTCCTTCCGgctgtggtgaggcccatcttggacTCCTTTGAAACATCTAAACAGGTTCCACAACCAGCATTAAGTGATGTACGTATTTACTTCTGCAATTGCTTCTTTCTTTATGTTTAGTTAATAGATTGCATTCCCCTTTATACCCTGCAGTGGTTCCCACCTGTCCATTCATGGATGGCAGGAATCCCTATGCATCTCCAAAGTGGGATTCCTGCATGAATGGGACGGGTGGTACACTATGGTAGCCTTGGTTTCATGATGTCCTCGTTACTACAGAATGCAGAATTCAGTTGTGACTGTATTCTTCCTCATTCGGGTGTTCTTACTATCTTTCCGTATCTTGACCAAACAACTAATGTAGtgtatttagggtttagtttctaTCTCATTTACACATTGCGGAGCATTTGGTTGATGGTCAATATCATGTCATTTTTAATGGGTGTCTTTGTTTACATTTGCAGGTAGTTGCTGGGATGACCCGTAAAAAGCCTGAATGAGGGCCAACGAAGAGAGCTTGTTTGATACCTTGGGGACCAAATGTTTGTAGATTTGATCATTTCCCAGCAGTTACAATCTCTGTATAACCATAAGAAATGGGTGCAGATGGGGAACCCTGTTTCATGTCCTGGTCTTAGGATTTTTTCATTCGAGCAGCTTCTGACAAAATTCAGCTGGTTAATGCTGTGTGGATATGATAAAAGAGACTTTTTTTGGTACATTTCAGTACTAAATAAAATGACTTGTCCATGAAACCATGAGATGCCTGAGAAATCTGTGGATTAGCTGGCTTCCACCAAAAAAAATCACTCCGTGTTTTTTGTCGTTTCAGATGAGTCTGAATTCAAAAAGGAAGAACAAGCCTACATGCAACGGCCCACCTTCAGTGGCTGTTGATATTTATATCGAGGATTTCTTATTACGATATTTGGGGAATGGGCAATTGGAATTAGGGCCCACTAGGACTTGATAAGTATGATCATACAAGACTAGTCCATGTGTCCATTACATGGGTTTTGCATAAGATTATGTTGTGGAATTGCAATCGACCATTCTTCAAAATGAGTTGTGATTGGCACATTTCATCATTCCGGCCTGTGATGTGAGTGATGGTAGCAGAATGTAGAAGGTGGTACGTACGGTGGGTTGGCCTCAGGATCGTCCAAGGTCTAAAACCATATTGAATGGATGATCGAAACCATCTGATTGGTTGAGTTTAATGCAGACGTCAACAATCATCCCCCGATTGTGTCATTGGTGGATGGTCAAGATCGATTTGTAACTAATTCATGGTGGATATGTcaaatgaacggtccaaatcaccTGACTGCGCATCTTGGAGTGGTGGTGATGAACAACTTGCAATTGCAAGACAAGCATTAGGCCCAATATTGTGGTGTACTCGGGCCATCACTCTGATGGGCCCAAGTCCAATGGCCATATCTCTTTCAGGTATCTTTCTCTGGTGAGAACCACCTCATCTCTGCAGGGAGGGTAGCTTCTTCAAGAGTGTATGGCTGTTTGTTTTCTTCGATGGAATGTGGTTCCTTCCAAGTCAGCCAAGTTAGCCATATGGGTGGTTATAGCTAAAGGGATGCTGcaatgctctcagagcactatgaGTTGTAGTGCTCCAAGTTGCATCGGTTtaattggacagtccaatcaatcaatctaaactgtccattaagtccaagACACATTTCTTGGACTAGCATACAAAAAttgaactgattggatgatcctaactatcCTCTACTGagcctttttttattttatttttcttctttctttatatagccatcctttttccaataCAGGGATGGGATGGCCTTACAAAAGTGATTCCttaagaatcataagcaatccaggATGCGTCCAAACAGATAGATGGATTAAATTGTTAACTGgacttatttttgtgtaaatgctCTAGACCATCCATATTAACGGCCATCGATCTAATTGTTAAGATTTGTTAGATCAGCATGATATTTGCATGCCTACCCATTGAAATGCTTTGGTCCTAATGGACATTccagattaatggattggattgtctaaGTGTCCCAAAGAAACTAGGAGGAGCACTATAACatggtgctctgagagcactggagcatttctctataggtaaaactaaaaataaagtgCCTTCTGCTCGTTAGTAGAGGTTCGAcccctgaaaaagaaaaaagaaaaaggaacagTACATGCTCCACTTTTAACGGGTAAATGTTCATCTATCGTCAGAGGTCAGGGTTGTCCACTGATGTTGGCCTCGCTTGTTAaggaaaatggacggttggaaataATATCAATGTCTATATTAAACATGTGGCCCATTGGTAGATCTTATCCCATCCATCAATGTCCAACAAATAGATTGTTGAGAAAAAAAGTACAGGCAGTCAGGAAAAAGGAACTGGGAACCAATGCAATATTCCATTGTTCAGTGGAAACAGTCCAAATATGGttaaggatcttccaatctgagagaTTTTTTGAAGCATCCATGGAGGGCCCATGAGATTAATCATCTGGATAACTGAAACATGAGCCTCACTCCTACAAAACCCTTTTTCAGCAAAAATATATTACCGGCTTGTGTGGAAGAGAAATATCAGAAATCATAGATGCTGCCAAGATACAGGAACAAACAAAATGACATCATAAACCCAGTTTTCTGTTCATGTGTGATCTAGATAttcttgaaatccttttgggCTGCCTTTGAGTGCACATATGAATTGAATTGGAAACATTTGGGTCAATCATGATAAAGTGAGCAGATCTTAATCACGTTTCAAGTATTCATAATGAGCGCTTAAGGCTGCTAAAATTCGAAACCAATCTCTTGATGTTAAGGTATGTagaatttggtcatttccacctatatgcaattcaattcaagagtgcatccaaacgcacc containing:
- the LOC131241174 gene encoding uncharacterized protein LOC131241174, which translates into the protein MGAMDKLKMFVVQEPVVAASCLIAGVGLFLPAVVRPILDSFETSKQVPQPALSDVVAGMTRKKPE